A genome region from Hippopotamus amphibius kiboko isolate mHipAmp2 chromosome 1, mHipAmp2.hap2, whole genome shotgun sequence includes the following:
- the WNT8A gene encoding protein Wnt-8a codes for MGDLFILRVAVGICYATFSASAWSVNNFLITGPKAYLTYTTSVALGAQSGIEECKFQFAWERWNCPENALQLSTHNRLRSATRETSFIHAISSAGVVYTITKNCSMGDFENCGCDVSKNGKTGGHGWIWGGCSDNVEFGERISKLFVDSLEKGKDARALMNLHNNRAGRLAVRATMKRTCKCHGISGSCSIQTCWLQLANFREMGDYLKAKYDQALKIEMDKRRPRAGNSAEGHWAPTEAFLPSAEAELIFLEESPDYCTRNSSLGIYGTEGRECLQNSHNTSRWEQCSCRRLCTECGLQVEEKRTEAISSCNCKFQWCCTVKCDQCRQVVSKYYCMRSPGSAWS; via the exons ATGGGGGACCTGTTTATACTCAGGGTGGCTGTGGGCATATGCTATGCAACCTTCAGTGCCTCTGCCTG gTCAGTGAACAATTTCCTGATAACAGGTCCCAAG GCCTATCTGACCTACACCACCAGCGTGGCCCTGGGTGCCCAGAGTGGCATCGAGGAGTGTAAGTTCCAATTTGCTTGGGAACGCTGGAACTGCCCTGAAAATGCTCTCCAGCTTTCCACTCACAACAGGCTGAGAAGTG CCACCAGGGAGACTTCCTTCATTCACGCTATCAGCTCTGCTGGAGTCGTGTACACCATCACCAAGAACTGTAGCATGGGCGACTTTGAAAACTGTGGCTGTGATGtgtcaaaaaatggaaaaacag GAGGCCATGGCTGGATCTGGGGAGGCTGCAGCGATAATGTAGAATTTGGGGAAAGAATCTCTAAACTTTTTGTGGACAGCCTGGAGAAGGGGAAGGATGCCAGAGCCCTAATGAATCTTCATAACAACAGGGCAGGCAGGCTG GCAGTGAGAGCCACCATGAAAAGGACTTGCAAATGTCACGGCATCTCAGGGAGCTGTAGCATCCAGACTTGCTGGCTGCAGCTGGCTAACTTCCGGGAGATGGGCGACTACCTGAAGGCCAAGTATGACCAGGCACTGAAAATTGAGATGGATAAGCGGCGGCCAAGGGCTGGGAACAGTGCCGAGGGCCACTGGGCACCCACTGAGGCCTTCCTTCCTAGTGCAGAAGCCGAGCTGATCTTTTTAGAGGAATCGCCTGATTACTGTACCCGCAATTCCAGCTTGGGCATCTATGGCACAGAGGGTCGGGAGTGTTTGCAGAACAGCCACAACACATCCAGGTGGGAGCAGTGCAGCTGCAGGCGCTTGTGCACAGAGTGTGGCCTGCAGGTGGAAGAGAAGAGAACTGAGGCTATCAGCAGCTGTAACTGCAAATTCCAGTGGTGCTGCACGGTCAAGTGTGACCAGTGTAGGCAAGTGGTGAGCAAGTACTACTGCATGCGCTCCCCAGGCAGTGCTTGGTCCTAA